The region ATCACGCCGATCTTATCGCCGGTTGCCGACAAAATCGCCGGCTGACCGTCAAGATGATGGGCGCGTAAGGGCATGCCGGGTGGCGGAGGTGGTGCGACCGCCCAGCTGACGTTCGCCCAGAATTTCTGCTCCGACCAGGTCCGGCTATCGATAGGCACGAACCCGTAAAGGAATTCGAGCCAGATCGGCTTGGTCTCAGGCGTGGGCCAGTCGGGCATGGCGCTCCACTGCGCCAGGGCCGGGGTCTTGAGCCAAGCCCGCAATTCATCGCCGGAGCTGAAAGCCGCGCCCGTGTCCTGGACGACCTTGATTGCCGCCAGCCGCGAGTTGAAGCCCGCCTGGATCAGCAACGAAGCCGATCGCAGCAGCGTGCCGGTTTCGAGTGCAGGCACGGCCAATCCCAATTCATGATCATCGACCCGAAAGTCGCCGAACAGATCATCGTTGGCGGTCGCGCGCACGCGGATCGATTCCATTGCCCATGGCAGCCGATACACCAGGCCGCCTTCGATGAACTGCAACACTTCTCCCTGGTGTTCGCCACCCAGCCCCGCGAGAGGCTGACCGAGCAGCCAGACGCGCAGCACGTCGCGCCAATTGGCCGGCATCGGATCGGGCGTGAACGGCGAGAAGGGGAAAACGAGCTCGGCGACGCCCGTGATCGCTGCGATCGCCGCTTCGGCGTCGTCGATAAGAAGCGCCGCGTTTGCACTGATCAGCAGCGCGTTCGCCTGCTCCGCAACCGCGTCCAAGGCATGGCCTGCCTTGAGGCCTAGCCCTGCAAGAAAATAGCCGCGCCGCTGCGCCGCTGTCGATTGGGCCCAGATCAAGCGCGTCCGCGCAGCCAGGGTGCCGCGCATGATCGCCTGGCTGGGAGCATCCATGCGCAGCAGCCGCCGCTGCCAGAGCGACGAATGGAGAACGGCGTCGAGTGTGTTTTCGACTTCATCGTAGGGCACGTCGTGCTCGCCGATCAGACTGAGGATTGCGGTGTCGAGCATCGCCAGATGCTGCTCCCACGCGGCGAGGGCGCGTTCGCGCAGCTTCGGCTTCTCGCCGGCGATCTCGGGAAACTCCCAAGCGACCGCGTTGTTCGCGACATATTCGACGAGCTGCGCGATATCGCCGCCATGCTTGTGGTGCAGTCGGCCGAGCAGCTCGATGACGAGCCGCACCAAGCCGCTCTCCATTTCGCGCGCGCCGAGGTCTGCAAGCAGTTCCTCCCACTTTGCGCGCTTCTTCGCGACCTTGTCGAACATGGGATAGAGCACCAGACCCTCCACATCGACATAGGCGCGGCTCGCGCGGCCGATTACGTTCTTGAATTCGGATGCATCGATCCGCTCGCCGGATCGGTGCAACGAATGCATGATCAGCGCCGTGGCGGAGAGATTAAGCCCCTGCGCAAGCGTCGCCGATGAAGTCGTCACCTTGAGAATGCCCTCGCGCAGCAGGCGTTCGATCTCCTTGCGATAGGCCGTCGGCAGCGCGCCATGGTGCAGCGCGACACCCAGTTTCAGGCTTTTGAGGATCGCATGATCCGCGCCGAGCCATTCGGCGCCGAGCGCGAGCGCCGTGTTTAGGTGATTGGGATGGTCGGTGAGCAGCGACGACAGTGCGCCGCGCTCGTGCAGATCCACGACGACGTCGGCAAAGGGTTCGACGCTCCGGCGCTCGGGACAATAGATGAGAACCGTTTGACCATCATCGACGAGTCGCCACGCGGTGGCGAGACAGAGTTCGCGCTGATCGCAAGGATAGAGCTTGGTCCGCTTGCGCTTGGGCTTGACCCAGTCGGGCGGGACCGATCCGGTCAGATAGGTCTGCACCCACGGCTTTTCCTCACCAACCGTGAGGTTCAGACGCGCG is a window of Alteriqipengyuania lutimaris DNA encoding:
- a CDS encoding DEAD/DEAH box helicase; this translates as MRDLNGDPVVARLAFEQAASALESVIAKGDRAEVERDFHFVMAASAYHLAHLAARAYSLLAIVGADENFSPIERALGDLIRRDFSRLKETIIAFKASGIATDAQIAANIEAAIEAPAEPGGADDNSILFDSVDLALTDQFFGAMSCYLLALERGDGGLVERAIAQLRIGLDAAAALNLVPQWWAHRIAIHLLRDHWGCTFHQVIPLEPAGGVAADWSSLRALYLASMLRRARAEVDLWPSQLEAAQRAANQLDDLVVSLPTSAAGKTRIAELCILRCLAGGRRVGFVTPLRALSAQTEAILQRSFGPLGKTISALYGSIGDSGLDEDAIRERNIVVVTPEKLDFALRNDPSLLDDVGLLIFDEGHMIGLNEREVRYEVQVQRLLRRDDAAERRIVCLSAILPDGEQLEDFANWLRRDAEGTLIKNAWRPTRLRFGEVVWNGFNARLNLTVGEEKPWVQTYLTGSVPPDWVKPKRKRTKLYPCDQRELCLATAWRLVDDGQTVLIYCPERRSVEPFADVVVDLHERGALSSLLTDHPNHLNTALALGAEWLGADHAILKSLKLGVALHHGALPTAYRKEIERLLREGILKVTTSSATLAQGLNLSATALIMHSLHRSGERIDASEFKNVIGRASRAYVDVEGLVLYPMFDKVAKKRAKWEELLADLGAREMESGLVRLVIELLGRLHHKHGGDIAQLVEYVANNAVAWEFPEIAGEKPKLRERALAAWEQHLAMLDTAILSLIGEHDVPYDEVENTLDAVLHSSLWQRRLLRMDAPSQAIMRGTLAARTRLIWAQSTAAQRRGYFLAGLGLKAGHALDAVAEQANALLISANAALLIDDAEAAIAAITGVAELVFPFSPFTPDPMPANWRDVLRVWLLGQPLAGLGGEHQGEVLQFIEGGLVYRLPWAMESIRVRATANDDLFGDFRVDDHELGLAVPALETGTLLRSASLLIQAGFNSRLAAIKVVQDTGAAFSSGDELRAWLKTPALAQWSAMPDWPTPETKPIWLEFLYGFVPIDSRTWSEQKFWANVSWAVAPPPPPGMPLRAHHLDGQPAILSATGDKIGVMLAPLNADRAGLLRVTVSAEPGRIDISYLGPPDLWNV